The window TGAtctgcatttttttttttataatttttgcctCCTCTTTTGTTATTGCAGCTATtctttttgttctcttctctttttttttaattaaaaattaatcacttgtataaaatatatatcaaatacatattaaaaatagattAAACAACACATgtaatacataaatatatagtaattaatttagttattgtATTTTTTCTATGCACATAGCatttttgtatattataataGTAATAAACTAAGATGAAAGTTGATTCAAAAATAATTGTGACTATATGTCTTTAAATATTCAATTGATTTTCATTTCCTTGAGATCTTTATTTTTGGCCAACCGAAATTATTGTAGCAGATTGAAAAGTTAGAGCCTCCACCAAGAATTTAAAAAAGCGAATTCTTATGCGAATAAACTCACTTTACATGAACATTATGATTATCATATATTTCCTTTCATACTTCTTATATTTATCTTAGTTTCTTTACAGATTTGATTAGAATCATGTTTATTAAAGTGATTGTGTAATCTGTTTTTTCTCTTACGTATTTTTAACCTGTtgtttattaaagaaaaaaaaaatagtaacaaattAAGAATGGAGAATTGGAGATAAAATTTTTTAGTCCATAATAATATTTTCTAGATTAGGGAGTTTGTTAGTTGATACTTGATATCTTTTTACATAATGGACCGCCATAAAAAAGTAGTCACATAGGTATAATTGTTATTGTTTTAAGGGAGatgctatataaatatttaattatattaagtgtatattaaaattagttattaatatagaatacatattaaattatatattaataataagttaaactacatatgtatttatatattaatatgtaGGGATcgataattttagtgtataaataatatttttgataaatattacTTAATACTACAAAACAATTTGTTAGCGAAAAATACCttataatttgttaaaaatattttttatatgatacctTTTACATAATGAATCGCCAGCCAAAAGTAATGTAATCATGTACGTATAATCGTTATTGTTTTAAGCAAGATTCTGAGAATCGATTTGAATTGTTCGGTCGAACCGTGAACTGATAAAATTTGCAGTTCGATTAGAAACTATAACTGCTAGATTTGAAAACTGCTGTTGAATTGCTGAACCGATCGAGAACCGGCCAGTCGAACCAAATCGGAATTTGAccggttttcaaaaattttcccaAACGGCGCCGTTTTGTTTCATACCAAAGAAACCCTAACCAAACTACAGGTACCGCGTGAAGCCATTGTCTTAACACACTAGTTTCCATTGATCACACTTTAGATTTTTAAATACATTGTTTCATCCTTCAAAGAAGAGGATAAAAATGAAGTAAACTGCAAAGTCAGCTATGCACTCCACTGCATACAATTATTGCTGAATACCTTTACCTTGCAGCATTATTTCAATATTGCTCTCTCTTCCTTGCATTCTCAAAATCCAATCACTCACTCATTCATTCATTTCCTGTTGTTCTGATCATCGTACCATGGCTGAAGCACTTCTTTCTGGCTTCATCAACGTTGTTCTTGAGAGGCTCCTTTCACCTGAGTTTGTCAACTTGGTGGTGGGCAAGAAGCTGGACCGGAAGTTGGTTGACAGGCTCAAGACTGCTATCTTGGCTGCTAAAGCTCTGGCTGCTGACGCTGAGCAGAAGCAGTTTGGACACGAACTCGTCAGGGAATGGCTTCATAATCTCAAGGATGCTCTCTACACTGCTGATGACCTGCTGGACCGTGTCTTCATCAAAGCTCAAATTCGCAGCAAGGTACGCACTCGGCTTCCTCACTTCCTTGATTTGTCCGGTAGGAAGATGGTGACCAAGATAGAAGAGGTGGTTGAAAGAATAGTagatcttgagagatgcaaagATACCCTTGGTCTGAGAGAGATTCCAACGGGAAGCTCCTCATGGAGACCTCCATCCACTTCTCTTGTGAAGGGGAATGTGTTCGGCAGGGATGGTGACCAACAGGCACTAATCAAGATGCTCAATGACAACAATCATCATAACTTGTCCGTCATCTCTATTGTTGGTATGGGCGGGATTGGTAAAACTACTTTAGCACAATGGCTGTACAACAATAAGGATTTGATGGACGGGGTTGATCTGAAAGCATGGATTTGTGTTTCTGAAAATTTTGATGTTGTTGAGACTACAAAGAATGTTATAAAGGGGATCTCTTCAGGTGTTTGTAGTCTTGACAGCTTTGATTTACTTCAACAAGATTTGAAGGAAAAACTGTCAGAAAAGAAGTTCTTCATTGTTTTGGATGATGTTTGGAATGAAGATGCTGACAAGTGGAATAGTTTTATCACCCCTTTCCAACATGGGAGTAAAGGAAGTACTATTCTTCTAACTACCCGCAAGGAAAATGTTGGTCCAATAGTCCAACACTATAACTCTCACACTCTCAAGGAACTGTCAGATGATTATTGTTGGTCTATTTTTGCAGACAATGCGTCCTTTCCTGAATCAAATGGGAGCTCAGAACTGGAAGAAATAGGTAGAAAGATTGTCGAGAGGTGTGATGGCTTGCCGTTAGCTGCAGAAACACTTGGATGCTTGTTGCGCTCAGAGCATCGTGTTGAAGAATGGAATAAAATACTATTCAGTGACATTTGGCAATTTCCTACGGCAAATTGTAAGATTGTTCCTGCATTGTTAATAAGTTATTACCATCTGCCTGCTCATTTAAAACGCTGCTTTGTTTATTGTTCATTGTATCCCAAAGATCATAAGCTTGATAAAGATGAATTAATCTTGCTGTGGATGGCTGAAGATCTTTTACAACCACCAAGGAGGGGACAGACTTTAGAAGAAGTTGGTTGCGGGTGTTTTGATGACTTGGCTTCAAGACTATTTTTCAAGCAGGTTGACAATGATGATGAAAAGTATTttgtgatgcatgatctcatgcatGACTTGGCAACTTTTCTTGCTGGAGATCTTTATTGTAGATTCTCAGAAGAACTTGGTGAAAAGGAAGAGATGAGTATTCTAACTCGTCATTTGTCATATTGTAGATTCTCAAAAGAACTTGGTGGGAAGGAAGAGACGGGTATGCTAACTCCTCATTTGTCATACGATGATTCAATCCCTGAGAAAATATGCTCCTctagtaaaataaaatctttGAGGACATTATTATATATCAATCAAGGAGCTTGTACCTGGGAAGATCACGCAACATTACCATGTTACATATTGTCAAAGAATAAATACTTGAGAGTTTTGTCCTTTGGTAGACTTAACATATTTCCTGATTCAATATATAAATTGATCCAATTACGCTATTTGGATCTTTCTTGGAGTGATATTGAGGTATTGCCGCAGTCATTATGCAATTTGTGCAATCTACAAACTTTAAAGTTAAAAGGTTGTTCTTTCCTAACTATATTGCCTAGTAGCCTAGGTGAATTGATCCACCTGCGCTATTTGGATCTTTCTAGAAGTGATGTTGAGACATTGCCCAAGTCATTGTGCAAGTTGTGCAATCTACAAACATTAAAGCTAGAAGGTTGTTCAGGGCTGACTATGCTACCTAATGGCATGTATAATCTTGTGAATTTGCGACATCTTGATATAAGGGGTACTCCTCTGAAAGAAATGCCAAAAGAAATGGGCAAATTAAAACAGTTGCACATTCTAAGCAACTTTGTGGTGGGAAAGCAACAGCAAGAAGACAATAGAATCCAAGAGTTAGGAGGGCTTTTAAATCTTCATGGATCACTTGAGATTCAGAAATTGGAGAATGTTGTTGATGCCAATCAGGCAAGGAGTGCAAGGATAATAGATAAGAAGCACATTGACGAGTTATTGTTGGAATGGTCTCTGTCTTCAGGTGATGTTATGGCTTCAGACGCCCAAACTGAAAGAGATATACTCCACAGCTTACAACCTCACAACGGCTTGAAAGAGTTGAGAATATGGGGATACAAGGGTACAATATTTCCAGATTGGTTGGGGGACTGTTCCTACCAAAACATGACAAGTGTATCTCTGAAGTCTTGCAAGAATTGCTGCATGCTGCCTTCACTTGGACAGCTGCCTTCTCTTCAGTCCCTCCGCATTCAAAGTTTTAGTCAGCTGAAGAGTGTTGGCATGGAGTTTTACAAGAATGAAGGCCATCAACATTCTTCGCCTATTGCACCGTTTCCCTCACTGGAGCGTTTGGAGTTTCATAACATGCCATGTTGGGAGGAGTGGCACTTACCTGACTCAGAAGCTTTTCCTCAGCTTAAGGGGCTTGAAATAAGAGATTGTCGAATGTTAAAGGGAGATATGCTTAATCAGGTATTAATGAAAATCGTTTTTTCTTCCTCGGATGTTTCCAAAGTGCGCCAACTGAAAATACAAGAAGATCATCAAGGATGGGGAAAACGAATGACACTTGATAGGGATAGTTTATCAATTCATGGATTTGAATCTGTGGTAGAGTATGCATTTAAGGCAAGGATCATCCACCATCTAACTTCCCTCCAAGAAGTACATATCTCAAGGTGTTCTTCTGTTGTATCCTTGGGGGAAAATTGTTTACCCAAATCTTTGCAAAAGCTCATAATATATAGGTGCAGCCAAATTGAATTACTCCAGCAACAACACAAGTATGATTTGGTACATCTACAGATAGAAAAGAGCTGTGATTCACTGACCTCATTATCGTTGGATGCCTTTCCCAATCTCAAGAATCTCCAGATAGACGAGTGTTCAAATCTGGAATCAATTTCGATGTCAGAGCCACCACATGCTGCTCTTCAACGTCTCTCCATCAATTATTGCCACAAATTTGTGTCATTTCCGGAAGAAGGACTGGCTGCACCCAACTTGACTCATCTCAGCGTCATAAAATGCCTCAAGTTGGAGGCATTGCCACGTGGCATGAATAGTCTTCTCCCAAATTTACAGTCTCTCGACATACGACGTTGCCCAAACATTTGTAGGTTGCCAGAGGGAGGTTCGCCGCCTAACCTGAAAGAGCTTAGTGTAGGAGAATGCGAGCAACAACTGACGGGTCTATCATGGTTGGGCAACTTGGACAACCTCACTCGTCTCACCATCTCAGGTAACGACCCTAAGAGCATAATAGAGTCATACCCAGAGGTGGGTTTGCTGCCTCGCCTTCCCTCCCTTACCACTTTACATATCCAAGAGTTTGATAATCTGGAGATATTCAACTGCAATGAGCTTCTCCGCCTCACCTCCCTCCAACAATTACACATTGAGAAATGCTCATTGCTGAAGAACATGGCAGGAGAAAAGCTGCCTTCCTCCCTCTTACTACTCAACATTAAGAGATGTTCATTGCTGGGAAAACACTGCAAGAACAAGCATCAacaaatttggcccaaaatttccCACATTCCCACCATTCAAGTCGATGGAGAACAAATCTTCTGAAGAAATTTCTAAGCAGGTAATTATCTAATCTCCATTATACCACAAATTAAATTCACACATGCATATTCCTTTCCCTTAAAAGAAAAAGTTCTCTCTTTCTTTAGACAATATTAACTAGTTGAACTGATATGGCAACAAAAAAGATTGTATTCTTTTCCTTCATTTACCAGTGAAGCTCTCAGTTTGTAGT is drawn from Arachis hypogaea cultivar Tifrunner chromosome 12, arahy.Tifrunner.gnm2.J5K5, whole genome shotgun sequence and contains these coding sequences:
- the LOC112729508 gene encoding putative disease resistance RPP13-like protein 1 isoform X2; the encoded protein is MAEALLSGFINVVLERLLSPEFVNLVVGKKLDRKLVDRLKTAILAAKALAADAEQKQFGHELVREWLHNLKDALYTADDLLDRVFIKAQIRSKVRTRLPHFLDLSGRKMVTKIEEVVERIVDLERCKDTLGLREIPTGSSSWRPPSTSLVKGNVFGRDGDQQALIKMLNDNNHHNLSVISIVGMGGIGKTTLAQWLYNNKDLMDGVDLKAWICVSENFDVVETTKNVIKGISSGVCSLDSFDLLQQDLKEKLSEKKFFIVLDDVWNEDADKWNSFITPFQHGSKGSTILLTTRKENVGPIVQHYNSHTLKELSDDYCWSIFADNASFPESNGSSELEEIGRKIVERCDGLPLAAETLGCLLRSEHRVEEWNKILFSDIWQFPTANYHKLDKDELILLWMAEDLLQPPRRGQTLEEVGCGCFDDLASRLFFKQVDNDDEKYFVMHDLMHDLATFLAGDLYCRFSEELGEKEEMSILTRHLSYCRFSKELGGKEETGMLTPHLSYDDSIPEKICSSSKIKSLRTLLYINQGACTWEDHATLPCYILSKNKYLRVLSFGRLNIFPDSIYKLIQLRYLDLSWSDIEVLPQSLCNLCNLQTLKLKGCSFLTILPSSLGELIHLRYLDLSRSDVETLPKSLCKLCNLQTLKLEGCSGLTMLPNGMYNLVNLRHLDIRGTPLKEMPKEMGKLKQLHILSNFVVGKQQQEDNRIQELGGLLNLHGSLEIQKLENVVDANQARSARIIDKKHIDELLLEWSLSSGDVMASDAQTERDILHSLQPHNGLKELRIWGYKGTIFPDWLGDCSYQNMTSVSLKSCKNCCMLPSLGQLPSLQSLRIQSFSQLKSVGMEFYKNEGHQHSSPIAPFPSLERLEFHNMPCWEEWHLPDSEAFPQLKGLEIRDCRMLKGDMLNQVLMKIVFSSSDVSKVRQLKIQEDHQGWGKRMTLDRDSLSIHGFESVVEYAFKARIIHHLTSLQEVHISRCSSVVSLGENCLPKSLQKLIIYRCSQIELLQQQHKYDLVHLQIEKSCDSLTSLSLDAFPNLKNLQIDECSNLESISMSEPPHAALQRLSINYCHKFVSFPEEGLAAPNLTHLSVIKCLKLEALPRGMNSLLPNLQSLDIRRCPNICRLPEGGSPPNLKELSVGECEQQLTGLSWLGNLDNLTRLTISGNDPKSIIESYPEVGLLPRLPSLTTLHIQEFDNLEIFNCNELLRLTSLQQLHIEKCSLLKNMAGEKLPSSLLLLNIKRCSLLGKHCKNKHQQIWPKISHIPTIQVDGEQIF
- the LOC112729508 gene encoding putative disease resistance RPP13-like protein 1 isoform X1: MAEALLSGFINVVLERLLSPEFVNLVVGKKLDRKLVDRLKTAILAAKALAADAEQKQFGHELVREWLHNLKDALYTADDLLDRVFIKAQIRSKVRTRLPHFLDLSGRKMVTKIEEVVERIVDLERCKDTLGLREIPTGSSSWRPPSTSLVKGNVFGRDGDQQALIKMLNDNNHHNLSVISIVGMGGIGKTTLAQWLYNNKDLMDGVDLKAWICVSENFDVVETTKNVIKGISSGVCSLDSFDLLQQDLKEKLSEKKFFIVLDDVWNEDADKWNSFITPFQHGSKGSTILLTTRKENVGPIVQHYNSHTLKELSDDYCWSIFADNASFPESNGSSELEEIGRKIVERCDGLPLAAETLGCLLRSEHRVEEWNKILFSDIWQFPTANCKIVPALLISYYHLPAHLKRCFVYCSLYPKDHKLDKDELILLWMAEDLLQPPRRGQTLEEVGCGCFDDLASRLFFKQVDNDDEKYFVMHDLMHDLATFLAGDLYCRFSEELGEKEEMSILTRHLSYCRFSKELGGKEETGMLTPHLSYDDSIPEKICSSSKIKSLRTLLYINQGACTWEDHATLPCYILSKNKYLRVLSFGRLNIFPDSIYKLIQLRYLDLSWSDIEVLPQSLCNLCNLQTLKLKGCSFLTILPSSLGELIHLRYLDLSRSDVETLPKSLCKLCNLQTLKLEGCSGLTMLPNGMYNLVNLRHLDIRGTPLKEMPKEMGKLKQLHILSNFVVGKQQQEDNRIQELGGLLNLHGSLEIQKLENVVDANQARSARIIDKKHIDELLLEWSLSSGDVMASDAQTERDILHSLQPHNGLKELRIWGYKGTIFPDWLGDCSYQNMTSVSLKSCKNCCMLPSLGQLPSLQSLRIQSFSQLKSVGMEFYKNEGHQHSSPIAPFPSLERLEFHNMPCWEEWHLPDSEAFPQLKGLEIRDCRMLKGDMLNQVLMKIVFSSSDVSKVRQLKIQEDHQGWGKRMTLDRDSLSIHGFESVVEYAFKARIIHHLTSLQEVHISRCSSVVSLGENCLPKSLQKLIIYRCSQIELLQQQHKYDLVHLQIEKSCDSLTSLSLDAFPNLKNLQIDECSNLESISMSEPPHAALQRLSINYCHKFVSFPEEGLAAPNLTHLSVIKCLKLEALPRGMNSLLPNLQSLDIRRCPNICRLPEGGSPPNLKELSVGECEQQLTGLSWLGNLDNLTRLTISGNDPKSIIESYPEVGLLPRLPSLTTLHIQEFDNLEIFNCNELLRLTSLQQLHIEKCSLLKNMAGEKLPSSLLLLNIKRCSLLGKHCKNKHQQIWPKISHIPTIQVDGEQIF